Part of the Lagenorhynchus albirostris chromosome 19, mLagAlb1.1, whole genome shotgun sequence genome, ATGCCGGAGCCTCCTGGGGTCTGCcggccctgcccccaggccctaAGGTGGCTGACCAGCCCCGCCCTGCGCGCCACCTGGGTCTCCTGACCCCATGTCACTGTGCTCCTAGGCGGTCGCCGTGTACAACCTGACCCTGCAGGTGGCGGACATGTCTGGAGACGGCCTCACCGCCACTGCCTTGGCCGTCATCACCCTGGAGGATGTCAACGACAACGCCCCCGAGTTCACCAGGGCTCAGGTGCTGCCACCGTCCTCACCTCCACCGACCGCTGCTCAGGGCTGACCTCCCCCCGATCCTGGGGCTTCTGGTGGGTGGGAGGCTCGGTGCTCCACAGAGGAGGCATCCTGTGTGGACCGTGCAGGATACCCTGCCAGAGGCCAGCatcgggggggggggtgctgtgAGCATGTCAGGAGCTAGAGGGCCGTGGGGGGAAGCCACGAAGACCCTGGGGTGGGACCTGTCCCCAAGCCTTCCTGGGTGGGAGCGAGCGGCAGCCCTGCCCTCTGGGGAGGATGTGCCCAGCACATGGCCGAGACTGGGAGGGGGCTCCTGGTGCCCTGGACTCCTCGTGGGTGGGCAGTGGGAGGGTGACCCCGCAGGGGACCGTCCCCGGCCCACCCGTGGGTAACGGGGCCGAGTTCCCACAGTTCTTCCTGGAGGCCACAGAGGCCGTCAGCGGAGTGGACGTGGGGCGGCTGGAGGTAGAGGACCGGGACCTGCCCGGCTCCCCCAACTGGGTGGCCAGGTTCACCATCCTGGAGGGCGACCCTGACGGGCAGTTCGCCATCCGCACCGACCCCAGGACCAACGAGGGTGTGCTGTCTGTGGTGAAGGTGAGCTGAGGAAGGTGCCTCTCCTCACACCCTGGGACCCCATTTGGACCCTCTGTGCATCCTTAGGAAGGGAGCGAAGGGGACCAAGAACGCTAGGACTGTGGGCTCGGGCCACGCTGACCACAGGGGGAcagggctggaaggagggggCAAGCCCACGTTACTTCCAGTGTCTTGCCACTTGAAGTACATGATCAACACGCACAAATACAGACCTCACATGTTGGCCAAACTGAGACCAGAGACAAACCCAGCAGGACATACGTGTGCACACATACGTGTGCACGCACACAGGTGCACGCACACACCTGagcatacacacacgtgcacacacgtgcaTAGAGATGCAGATGAGCTGTCAACACAGGAAGAGCCTTATTGCCAGAGACTGGCTCACGCCGGCCGTCGTGCAGGCGGCTGGCAAGTCCGGAGTCTGTGGGGCTGCGACAGGCTGCAGAGTCAGGAGCTGAGGCTGCATCTGGAGGTGGGAGCCCTTCTTCCCCAGGGCAGCCTCAGGTCTGCTCTCAGAGACTCTCACCCACAGATGAGACCCACCCAGGTTCTCCAGGACcatcttctttatttaaagtcagctgattggACAGGTCAGTTCAACCATGTCCACCAAATACCCTCTTAGCAAGACCCAGGCGAGTGTCTGCTTGGGGCACCGAGGAGGACGCCCGGCCAGGGGACGGGAAACTGGCCTCACAACACCCAGCAAATACATTTGCGTGATGAGTAGCCGTCATTTTGGCATTATTTTTTGTGCCTTTTTGTCCtgcatgatttttgtttttccgaggctaaaaagcagaaggaaagaaggggctCTGAGGACAGAGCAGAAGAGGCCTCTCCGGCCGCAGCTGCCTCAGGCTTCCctgaatggggggagggggccggAGTCCTGACGGGCGGCCGCCCCGCTTCCCCTGCAGCCGCTGGACTACGAGAGTCGGGAGCACTACGACCTCAAAGTGGCGGCGCAGAACGAGGCTCCCCTGCAGGCGGCGGCCCCCAGGGCCGAGCGGGGCCAGGCCAGGGTCAGCGTGCAGGTGCGGGATGTCAACGAGGCGCCCGTGTTCCAGCAGAACCCACTGCGGACCAGCCTGGCCGAGGGGGCGGCCCCAGGAACCCCCGTGGCCACCTTCTCTGCCCGAGACCCTGACACACAGCAGCCGCAGAGGCTCAGGTGGGGGCCCCGGGGTGAGCAGGGGGAACTCACAGCCCCAGTCCACCTCCCAGCCAGGGTAGCAGCACAGCTAAGGGTACTGAGCCCTATGCCCTGAGGGTTCCCATTAGGGCCCTGGTCGGAGGGCAGAGGGCTCATCTGTGTGCGTCACCGAGAGCCCAGGGGCTCTCAAGTACCGTGCGTGCGTGCGTTCGTGCGttcgtgcgtgtgcgtgcgtgttcACGTGACCTCGTCCCGTAGGCAGGACTGGGCTGCATCTGGCGCACGCTGACACGGCCCGTCTGTGTTGGCTAGCCTCTGAGTGTCCGGCCCTGTCCGTTCCAGGGAGCCGTTACTCCACTAGGACTGGCTGTTACTGTCTTGGATTTcaccccctgccctggccctgtGTACCCTTGTCTGTCAACATGGTGCCCACCGTTGAATCCTAGCTGTCACTCAGTGGCCACGGGGCCCTGGGCAGCTCACCTGCCctccccgagcctcagttttttcatctgttgaTTGGGATGGAAAATACCAGCTTAGGGCTGTGGAAGGACTATCCTTAAAGGCCtgcgtatgtgtgcgtgtgtgcacgtctACACGTGACCACACCTCCGGGGGTCCGGCTCAGGCTcagggcccctcctcccctcctcgcCAACAGCTACTCCAAGGACTATGACCCTGAAGACTGGCTGCAAGTGGACGGGGCCACTGGCCGGGTCCAGACCCAGCGCGTGCTCAGCCCCGCATCCCCCTTCCTCAAGGACGGCTGGTACAGGGCCATCATCCTGGCCCGAGATGATGGTGAGCGTGGAGCTCGGCCTGGGTTCCAGGGCTCCCTGACCCtggctggggcccctgctgctgcCCAAGGGCTGAGAGCGGGCGCTCCACCGAGCAGACTtaaggggtgggtgggggctctGCAGGGGCAAGGGCCCACCAGGCCTCTCCTGCTTGCAGCCTCCCCACCCAGCACGGCCACAGGGACCCTGTCTGTTGAGATCCTGGAGGTCAACGACCACGCCCCTGAACTGTCCCCGCCGTGGGGCAGCCTGTGCAGCACACCAGAGCAGGGCTCCGGTCTTCTCTTGGGGGCCACGGATGAGGACCTGCCCCCCCACGGGGCCCCCTTCCACttccagctgagccccaggctccCAGAGCTGGCCCGGAACTGGAGCCTCAGCCAGGTTAACGGTGAGCTCGCCCCACGCCCCTGGGGGTCCAGAGCCTGGGGCAGGTCCCCACTGGTTCCCACCTCAGTGCGCTGCATCCTCAGGCCCGCAGGGATCAGTTATCACACACACGGGACAGGTGGGGAACCCAGGCCGGCTGCCGCCGGAAGCACAGGCGCAGAGGGGCGtggccgccccctgcccctgctgaCCGCCGGCactccctgcagtgagccacgcGCGCCTGCGGCCCAGGCTCCAGGTCCGGGAGGGGCTGCACCGCCTGAGCCTGCTGCTCCAGGACTCGGGACAGCCGCCCCAGCAGCGCGAGCAGCCCCTGAACGTGACCGTGTGCCGCTGCGGCCTGGACGGCGCCTGCCTGCCGGGGGCCGCTGCGCTGCGGGCGGGTGGCGCGGGCATCAGCCTGGGCGCCCTGGTCATCGTGCTGGCCAGTATCATCCTGCTGCTCTGTGAGTGCCCGCGCCTGCAgatccctgccccgccccgcgccgcctGGCAGCCCCGCCCTGCCCGCcttgccccgcccccaccccacaccgACCTccgctgcccccccacccccagtgctcGCCCTGCTGGTGGCCCTCCTGGTGCGGTGCCGGCAGCAGTCGTGTGACAAGAGGCTTTTGCACGGGCTGCAGGACGACCTTCGGGACAACATCCTCAACTACGACGAgcaggggggcggggaggaggaccAGGTGAGGGGGCCGGGGTGGCTTACAAGTGCTGGGGGGTCTCCCCAGGGGCCCCAGCTGGCCAGCCGCCTCCCGACCCTCACCCCCACGCGCTCTGTCCGTCCCTTCTCAGGATGCCTATGACATGGACCAGCTGCGCCACCCGGCAGAGCTGGCGGCCCTGGGCGCCCCGCTGGGACGGCCTTCTCTGCGCAGAGACGCCCCGTTCGGCCGATCGCACCCCCAGGCCCCCCGCGTGCTGCCCACCAGCCCCTCTGACATCGCTGACTTCATCAACGAGGTGAGTGCCCCAGGGGCGCCCTGCACCCCGTTCCCCCACCCCATGAGCCTGAGGCATCGCTCTGGGGCTGGACAGGGGTGGTGGTTCTTGTCGAGGGAGGAGAATCGCCCAGAGAGAACCTTGCCCCCAACCCGGCTCCTGGGGCCAGGCCTTGGCCGAGCTGGTGGCGGAGGGCGCTTGGCCGGCGCGTGCTGGTCCTGAGCCCCAGGCCTCTCCACAGGGCTTAGAGGCCGTGGACAGCGACCCCGCCGTCCCTCCCTACGACACGGCTCTCATCTATGACTACGAGGGGGATGGATCCGTGGCAGGCACGCTGAGCTCCATCCTGTCCAGCCTGGGTGATGAGGACGCAGACTACAGCTGCCTCTGGGACTGGGGGCCCCGCTTTGCCCGGCTGGCCGACTTGTACGGGCCCCGTGAGGGCACCAGGGAAGAGGCTTTCTGATGGGGACCTGCACCCACCCTGCTGAGGGCACGGCCTCCCGGACACAGGGCAGACCACAGGCGCCTGAGCGGACACGCCGGACTCGGCTGTGTGTCGAGATGGACAAAGGGCCCTGCGCCCCACCCTGGGGCCTTGGCCGGCCTGGTCTCAGCCAGGGGAAGTCAGGGCCCAAAGCCTAGAGTGGAGTGGCCAGAAGGAGGCGCCCCTCCTGCCCCGTCAGTTGCCTCCAATGGGATCAGAGGCCCCATTCCCAGCTCTGCTTCCCACCCATGCTGATCTCATCTCTGTATGAAAGGAAGCAGCTCTCGGGCAAACATGAATTAAAAACGTGCTCATCTCTCCAACGCACGGTTGGCACGGCGACTTGCAGGGCCTTTCTGCACCTCAGTCTCACCAGAGCCGCAGCAGTGGGCTGGCCCccgagggggtgggggcagttgGAGAGGTTGCGGATGCCTGGTTGTGAGGGGGAGGTGGACACCAGAAGCCCCCTTCAGCCACTGGTGCGGCCTGAGGGAAGAACCAGCGAGGGTGCCAAGTTCCACGGACGCCTTTATGCTCCCCACGTGGAGGAGGAACCAGGGCCCCTGGCAAAGAGGCCCACTTCCCACCACCCTCCCGTTCCTTCCCGAGACCCGTCTGCCCGTACTGGCGGGTGGCGTGTCTCTGCAGCCTGGTCACCCCTCCCGGACCAGCTGTGTCCCggccctggggagggaggctggcagCAGGGGCAGGTGGTCCTGGCGGGGGTGGCCCCAGAGGAGCGGGGAGCGGCGCAGGCGGTCGGCGTCCTGCAGCGACGGGGGCAGTGCGCGGCCACGGCTCTCGGGCAGCAGCAGGACGCGCAGCAGGGCGAGGACGGCCAAGGACGGGAAGGCCACGTGTTGCAGAAAGAAGCCGTGCTGCCACGCGTGTCGGTGCGCGGGGCGGCCACCTGGCCCAGGAACCCAGCTCCCAGCACCAGGCCCAGCCCGGCACCCCTGCAAGAGAGGGCGGTGGGACACGGCCCAGCGGGGCACCCAGCGCTCCTGGGGTGGATGGCCCTTAGCAGGCCCCAGGAAGACACCTGCAgagtcggggtgggggggaagctgcCCTGGATCGAGCGCTGTCCTTTCCATTAGGAAACTGAAAGTCCATTTTTGCCCTGGAATCCGACCCTGCCTGGGGGCTATCACTTCCGACCACCCACCGCTCCACTCATGGGCTGATGTGCAGACCCTTCTGCGGCCATTGTCCCCCTCGCCACCCAGGAAGAGACACCTGAACTCTGGTGCCGATGGCATGGACCTGGGGTGTGGGGAGCGCGGGGCGCACAGGCAGGGCCCTGCCCTCCAACCCTGCACTCTTCTCACCTGCTCACCATGGGGAAGACCTTGGCTGAAAAGAGGCTGCTGAGGGCGGACACTGCCTGGGAGGCCAGGAGCCCCATGACAGAGACGGGCAGCAGCGTCCAGCCAGGCAGgtctggggaggaggagaggcccCACGCTGcccacactccctccctcccctcacccatGTCTCAGGGATCCGGGCCTCCCCAGCCTTCTACCTCTGCTCCTGCACTTGGGGTCAGGGGTTGCAGGCTGCCCCCGGCCACACCAAGCCCTTATATTAAGCCCCTTCACGTAGAATCTTTTTGGCCCtcacctctttgggcctcagtttccccgggTGCacagtggggaggtgggtggggagagaacaGCAACCTCATGCGAATGCCTCATGCCCTGTGCCTGCCTCTCCGGGATCCCCACCACCACTGGGCAAACCCCCAGCCACACATGACAACCCTGCCAGCCTGCAGGGCCCCACACTCACACTGGGCCCCTGCAAGGAGCAGCAGGGGTGCCAGGCCCAGGACCAAGGTGCCCAGCAGCAGGACTGGGCGGCGCCCCCAGAGATCTGCTGTCAGGAGCTGGAAGACCACGGCCGCTGCCTCCAGGCTGGCCTCCAGGAAGTAGGGCCAACAGAAGGCAGGGTCACGCGTGGCCAGGTTGCGCAGAAAGCTGGCTCTGATACCCCGCCGATCAGCCTGGGAGGCATGGCAAAGCTGCAGGCCCAGCCAGAGCCGCGGACTCTCACCCCGTGGGGAAGGCCaagatccctccctccccttcccacccacaCCCTCCCCTCCTCACGAACTGAAGCCCAGGATGAGTCCGTTTCTCCAGGCGACGCGGGTATGCCAGAGTTCCAGGACCGAGTGGTGTCGGGGCTGGGGCTCCCTGCACACAGCACGTCCGGCTCTGCGGCCCCGGGGACATAATGGGGCATGAAGGAGGGGATGacacctctcctccctcctccagcaccCAGGCCTCCCTTCTCCCTGGCTGGTCCATTACCCGTAGCCAGGGAGCTCTCCTCCTCTGGGCTGTCTTTGGGGTCCACACCACTGGCTTCCGCAAAGCGCCGCAAGATCTTCCTGGCTCGGGCCGGCTGCCCTGTGGCCAGCAGCCAGCAGGGAGACTCGGGGAACAGGGCTGGAGACCTGCGGGTTTGGGGTGAGGATGCCAGGGGACCTCCCGGTAGAGAAGGACCCAGTGGCGAAGCACAGCGCATGGCTCTGTGTCCCTGGGTCCCTGGCCCGTGCCCATCTTCCTGCTGCTGCATGGAGGTCAGAGGGAAGCAACGCACGTGGCCTCCACAGTGGATGTGAACCCCTCTCACTCACCCCCAAAACAGCAGCAGGAGTCCCGTGGCCAGGGAGCTCAGCCCCTGCAGCAGGCGCCAGTCTTCCAGGAGCAGGGCCAGGCCAGGCAGCGGCAGCGTGCCCGCCACAGAGAAGAGGCCGCCCCCGTGGAGAATGCCAGGCAGCGCGGGGCGTCACCCAGCTCCAGGCCTGGGCAGACACAGACGGCCTGGGGCCCAGGCCTCTCGGGAGGGCTGCCCTGTCCAGGGCTGTGGTGATCAGTCGCTGGCCTGCCCAGGACCTGGACATCTGAGGCACCCGGGCCTGCCCACAAAGAGCAGAGCCCACAGAGCAAACAGCTCCCCGCCCACCTTCTGGAGAAGGACCCTCGACTGGAGTGCCAGAGAGGCGCCCTCCAGCGGGCCAGAGGCCTAGCCTGAGTGGGCGGCCCCCAGAGCCCCCCACGGTACTCATGAGCCACACAGAAGGCTAGGGAGGCTCCTGCTGAGGCCCCCCCACGAAGCAGCTGCAAAACCAGTAGGGCGGCAAAGCCAGTGGCCAGGGCCTTGCTGGCCCCCAGGCCCGTGGCCAGCACCGGAGCCCACAAACACAGCCCGGCGGCCAAACCTAGTGGGCAGCAGGGGACACACGTGGATTGGGGTCAGGAGGGCTCAGGGGAGGGCTGCCAGGGCAGAAGGGCAGGGGCAGCGCCTCACCGGTCACAGCCTGGGCCCAGGAGGACACAGCCCAGCAACCAGCCCAGGAGGTAGTCCACCTGCTCCAGGGGCACCTTGCAGCCGTCCTCACACACGAGGTTCCACTGTAGGGGATACCAGTCACCTGTCAGCTAGCCAGGACCCCTACCCCCGCTGGAGTTCCCAGAATATCACGCTGGAAGGGACCCTAGGTATCCTGTTCCGATTCCTCCCTGGAGACAAGGGGAAACAGGTAGAGAGACCAGGGACTTACTTGCTCAGGACTCAGGATCACACGGCATGGCCTCCTGACCCTGGTGGTCTTCACATGGAACTGGACAATTCCTGGTCTGAGCCCCCAGGTGGTAGAGGCCTGGGGTCCCCAGGACACCCGCATGGAGCCCCAAGTCTGGTTTCTCCTTTGCTCTGCACGGGGTTGCACCTGCCTTTCTCCGGCCATCACTCTGCTGCCAGGCTGGCCCCAGGgcctctcctgcccttcccctggCCTGTGCACCTCGAGAGCCACTCCTGGAACAGGCTGCAGGGCCACGCCCACCGGCTTTTCCCGGCCAAGGGCCCTTTTCCCGGGCTACTCTGTGTCTTCTCCTCAAGCTTGACACACCCTTTTGGGTCACACTACgtcagagtttttattttaaaatccgaCTGCTTGTGAAAGCTGGTGGGCGAGGATCCATCACTACACCAAACAGGTGGCCAGAAGGAGGAAGCCCAGCCGGTTCAGGGCCCCAGGTGGGCCCGGCAGGGATGTGGCAACCCTGTCCAAGCTTCCACCCGGGGCCCTTCCtcccaggggcagggggtggggctgc contains:
- the CDH15 gene encoding cadherin-15 isoform X1; this translates as MDAALLLALGLLAQSLCLSVGVPGLRRPHTLYPWHRMPAPGRVRRAWVIPPISVSENHKRLPFPLVQIKSDRQQLGSIIYSIQGPGVDEEPRGIFSIDKFTGKVSLNAVLDREKTDRFRLRAFALDLGGSTLEEPTDLEIVVVDQNDNRPVFRQEVFTGRVLEGAVPGTYVTRAEATDADDPETDNAALRYSILEQGGPQLFSIDPHTGEIRTVQVGLDREAVAVYNLTLQVADMSGDGLTATALAVITLEDVNDNAPEFTRAQFFLEATEAVSGVDVGRLEVEDRDLPGSPNWVARFTILEGDPDGQFAIRTDPRTNEGVLSVVKPLDYESREHYDLKVAAQNEAPLQAAAPRAERGQARVSVQVRDVNEAPVFQQNPLRTSLAEGAAPGTPVATFSARDPDTQQPQRLSYSKDYDPEDWLQVDGATGRVQTQRVLSPASPFLKDGWYRAIILARDDASPPSTATGTLSVEILEVNDHAPELSPPWGSLCSTPEQGSGLLLGATDEDLPPHGAPFHFQLSPRLPELARNWSLSQVNVSHARLRPRLQVREGLHRLSLLLQDSGQPPQQREQPLNVTVCRCGLDGACLPGAAALRAGGAGISLGALVIVLASIILLLLLALLVALLVRCRQQSCDKRLLHGLQDDLRDNILNYDEQGGGEEDQDAYDMDQLRHPAELAALGAPLGRPSLRRDAPFGRSHPQAPRVLPTSPSDIADFINEGLEAVDSDPAVPPYDTALIYDYEGDGSVAGTLSSILSSLGDEDADYSCLWDWGPRFARLADLYGPREGTREEAF
- the CDH15 gene encoding cadherin-15 isoform X2 → MDAALLLALGLLAQSLCLSVGVPGLRRPHTLYPWHRMPAPGRVRRAWVIPPISVSENHKRLPFPLVQIKSDRQQLGSIIYSIQGPGVDEEPRGIFSIDKFTGKVSLNAVLDREKTDRFREVFTGRVLEGAVPGTYVTRAEATDADDPETDNAALRYSILEQGGPQLFSIDPHTGEIRTVQVGLDREAVAVYNLTLQVADMSGDGLTATALAVITLEDVNDNAPEFTRAQFFLEATEAVSGVDVGRLEVEDRDLPGSPNWVARFTILEGDPDGQFAIRTDPRTNEGVLSVVKPLDYESREHYDLKVAAQNEAPLQAAAPRAERGQARVSVQVRDVNEAPVFQQNPLRTSLAEGAAPGTPVATFSARDPDTQQPQRLSYSKDYDPEDWLQVDGATGRVQTQRVLSPASPFLKDGWYRAIILARDDASPPSTATGTLSVEILEVNDHAPELSPPWGSLCSTPEQGSGLLLGATDEDLPPHGAPFHFQLSPRLPELARNWSLSQVNVSHARLRPRLQVREGLHRLSLLLQDSGQPPQQREQPLNVTVCRCGLDGACLPGAAALRAGGAGISLGALVIVLASIILLLLLALLVALLVRCRQQSCDKRLLHGLQDDLRDNILNYDEQGGGEEDQDAYDMDQLRHPAELAALGAPLGRPSLRRDAPFGRSHPQAPRVLPTSPSDIADFINEGLEAVDSDPAVPPYDTALIYDYEGDGSVAGTLSSILSSLGDEDADYSCLWDWGPRFARLADLYGPREGTREEAF
- the SLC22A31 gene encoding LOW QUALITY PROTEIN: putative solute carrier family 22 member 31 (The sequence of the model RefSeq protein was modified relative to this genomic sequence to represent the inferred CDS: inserted 3 bases in 2 codons), producing MSISIKEPAPRPAAGEQWWPALRRPGRTSFLLRRRSDLERSKAPRRPRPHATLRASPARRPALPSRAPPSRYRRSPAPPLSGPRPGPDPPASRAQTPPLWGRALSGPAPQVPSLSGPAPPAAGVQSPGTELEARVLRAAGGFGRSRCLLAAASWLPCGALGLALGSELLLTALPANHCGPDPALAPGPCLPLSYPEPAPRVRPNGARSCTRGWRYALPAAGLLRSPVTQWNLVCEDGCKVPLEQVDYLLGWLLGCVLLGPGCDRFGRRAVFVGSXVLATGLGASKALATGFAALLVLQLLRGGASAGASLAFCVAHEYRAELPGHGTPAAVLGVSSPVPRVSLLAAGHRAAGPSQEDLAALCGSQWCGPQRQPRGGELPGYGRTCCVQGAPAPTPLGPGTLAYPRRLEKRTHPGLQFADRRGIRASFLRNLATRDPAFCWPYFLEASLEAAAVVFQLLTADLWGRRPVLLLGTLVLGLAPLLLLAGAQYLPGWTLLPVSVMGLLASQAVSALSSLFSAKVFPMVSRGAGLGLVLGAGFLGQVAAPRTDTRGXHGFFLQHVAFPSLAVLALLRVLLLPESRGRALPPSLQDADRLRRSPLLWGHPRQDHLPLLPASLPRAGTQLVREG